The proteins below are encoded in one region of Streptomyces marianii:
- a CDS encoding phosphatidylinositol-specific phospholipase C, with protein sequence MSLTRRGFLTGAAVASASVLIGAPGPAAAAPRRALGPQDWLAGFDDARALRTLTIPGTHDSGARFGGPWSECQNTTVARQLDSGIRFLDVRCRAIDGSFAIHHGPSYQNMMFGDVLVACRHFLRAHPSETVLMRVKQEYSGVNDAAFRAIFDDYLDARGWRSLFHIGDALPPLGRARGKVVLIADNGGLPGLKWWDGGVLDTQDDWNAPPWDKYPEVEAHLRKAVEQPGKLFVNFVSTSAYLPPRWNSDDLNPRVHRFLDGTASGWKGLGIVVLDFPDTRSGLVDSLIRHN encoded by the coding sequence ATGTCCTTGACCAGACGTGGTTTCCTCACGGGCGCGGCGGTGGCCTCCGCGTCCGTTCTCATCGGCGCGCCGGGCCCGGCGGCGGCCGCGCCGCGCAGGGCGCTCGGCCCGCAGGACTGGCTGGCCGGCTTCGACGACGCCAGGGCGCTGCGGACGCTCACCATTCCCGGCACTCACGACTCCGGCGCCCGCTTCGGCGGCCCCTGGTCGGAGTGCCAGAACACCACCGTCGCCCGGCAGCTGGACTCGGGGATCCGCTTCCTGGACGTACGCTGCCGGGCCATCGACGGCTCGTTCGCCATCCACCACGGGCCCTCGTACCAGAACATGATGTTCGGCGACGTCCTCGTCGCCTGCCGCCACTTCCTGCGCGCGCACCCCTCGGAGACCGTCCTGATGCGGGTGAAGCAGGAGTACTCGGGGGTGAACGACGCCGCCTTCCGCGCCATCTTCGACGACTACCTCGACGCACGGGGCTGGCGCTCGCTGTTCCACATCGGCGACGCCCTCCCACCTCTCGGCCGGGCCCGCGGCAAGGTCGTCCTGATCGCCGACAACGGTGGGCTGCCCGGACTGAAGTGGTGGGACGGCGGGGTCCTCGACACCCAGGACGACTGGAACGCCCCGCCCTGGGACAAGTACCCCGAGGTCGAGGCCCATCTGCGGAAGGCCGTGGAGCAGCCCGGCAAGCTGTTCGTCAACTTCGTCAGCACCTCGGCGTATCTCCCGCCGAGGTGGAACTCCGACGACCTCAACCCCCGCGTCCACCGCTTCCTGGACGGCACGGCGAGCGGCTGGAAGGGGCTCGGAATCGTCGTGCTCGACTTCCCCGACACCCGGTCAGGGCTGGTCGACTCGCTCATCCGGCACAACTGA
- a CDS encoding response regulator transcription factor, with amino-acid sequence MTSTPDDGGRILVVDDEPAVRDALQRSLAFEGYATEVAVDGADALAKVESYRPDLVVLDIQMPRMDGLTAARRLRSAGSTLPILMLTARDTVGDRVTGLDAGADDYLVKPFELDELLARIRALLRRSSYAAAGTGVESGEVLSFADLRMDPATREVTRGPRRVELTRTEFTLLELFLAHPRQVLTREQILKTVWGFDFEPSSNSLDVYVMYLRRKTEAAGEPRLVHTVRGVGYALREGSPE; translated from the coding sequence ATGACCTCCACACCGGATGACGGCGGACGCATCCTCGTCGTCGACGACGAGCCCGCAGTACGCGACGCCCTCCAGCGCAGCCTCGCTTTCGAGGGGTACGCCACCGAGGTCGCGGTCGACGGCGCCGACGCGCTCGCCAAGGTGGAGTCGTACCGGCCGGACCTGGTCGTCCTGGACATCCAGATGCCCCGCATGGACGGACTGACCGCCGCGCGCAGGCTGCGCTCCGCCGGCTCCACACTGCCGATCCTGATGCTGACCGCCCGGGACACGGTCGGCGACCGCGTCACCGGACTCGACGCCGGGGCCGACGACTACCTGGTGAAGCCGTTCGAGCTGGACGAGCTGCTCGCACGGATCAGGGCACTGCTGCGGCGCAGCTCGTACGCGGCCGCCGGGACCGGCGTGGAGTCCGGCGAGGTGCTGTCGTTCGCCGATCTCCGGATGGACCCGGCCACCCGCGAGGTCACCCGGGGCCCGCGCCGGGTCGAGCTGACCCGCACCGAGTTCACCCTGCTGGAGTTGTTCCTGGCCCACCCGAGGCAGGTGCTGACCCGTGAGCAGATCCTGAAGACCGTCTGGGGCTTCGACTTCGAGCCGAGCTCCAACTCGCTGGACGTCTACGTCATGTACCTGCGCCGCAAGACCGAGGCGGCCGGTGAGCCGCGCCTGGTCCACACCGTCCGCGGAGTGGGCTACGCCCTGCGGGAGGGGTCCCCGGAGTGA
- the mshD gene encoding mycothiol synthase: MTDAAPAAIEPGRQIKTLDELSPELADDVLGLLSVAARADGVQAVSEQGRLYLRHGRREGVRHFVLTVAGDLRGYAQLEGTDPVEAPAAELVVHPAHRGRGHGRALGNALLGASGKRLRMWAHGGKSAARHLAQVLGMTLFRELRQLRRPLSPLDIAEPPLPEGVTVRTFVPGQDDAAWLAVNASAFAHHPEQGSITQRDLDDRKEEVWFDPKGFFLAERGGEIVGFHWTKLHAEDQLGEVYVLGVRPDAQGTGLGKALTAIGLRHLAAQGVPTAMLYVDADNPAALRVYERLGFTTHEVDLMYRTET, encoded by the coding sequence ATGACTGACGCAGCTCCCGCAGCCATCGAGCCCGGCCGGCAGATCAAGACCCTCGACGAGCTCTCCCCCGAGCTGGCCGACGACGTGCTCGGCCTGCTGTCCGTCGCCGCCCGCGCCGACGGGGTGCAGGCCGTCTCCGAACAGGGCCGGCTGTATCTGCGCCACGGTCGGCGCGAGGGGGTACGGCACTTCGTGCTCACCGTCGCCGGGGACCTCCGCGGGTACGCCCAACTGGAGGGAACGGACCCGGTGGAGGCCCCCGCGGCCGAGTTGGTCGTCCACCCCGCGCACCGCGGCCGCGGCCACGGCCGGGCCCTCGGCAACGCACTGCTCGGCGCGTCCGGCAAGCGGCTGCGGATGTGGGCGCACGGCGGCAAGTCCGCGGCCCGCCATCTCGCCCAGGTGCTCGGCATGACCCTGTTCCGTGAACTGCGTCAGCTGCGGCGCCCGTTGAGCCCGCTCGACATTGCGGAACCGCCCCTTCCGGAAGGCGTGACGGTCCGCACCTTCGTCCCCGGCCAGGACGACGCCGCCTGGCTCGCGGTAAACGCCTCCGCCTTCGCCCACCACCCCGAGCAGGGCTCGATCACCCAGCGCGACCTCGACGACCGCAAGGAGGAGGTCTGGTTCGACCCCAAGGGCTTCTTCCTCGCCGAGCGCGGGGGCGAGATCGTCGGCTTCCACTGGACGAAGCTCCACGCCGAGGACCAGCTCGGCGAGGTGTACGTGCTGGGCGTCCGACCCGATGCCCAGGGCACCGGCCTCGGCAAGGCCCTCACCGCGATCGGACTGCGCCATCTCGCGGCGCAGGGCGTGCCGACGGCCATGCTGTACGTCGACGCGGACAACCCGGCGGCCCTGCGGGTGTACGAGCGGCTCGGGTTCACCACGCACGAGGTGGACCTGATGTACCGCACGGAGACCTGA
- a CDS encoding S1C family serine protease, translated as MTDHYRSGDDGTHPTHAYPPYRYAGSGEGAYPPPPPHAPAAPAPAHRARARRPVALIAAVAIVAAAVGGGAATLVERFTAGSAPGTSDGVNGATVSQSSKGTVAGVAQAVSPSIVEINASTGSGESTGSGVIISADGEIVTNNHVIAGADTVKVRLSDGSAYTADVVGTDPDKDLALVALRGAKGLKAAALGDSGAVKVGDEVVAIGSPEGLTGTVTSGIVSALDRDVTVAKDEGQGRGRQDPRGNWPFEFGGREFNGDTGDSRTTYKAIQTDASLNPGNSGGALINMNGEIIGINSAMYAPSSASGSTAGSVGLGFAIPVDTVKADLEGLRSGGGS; from the coding sequence ATGACGGACCACTACCGCAGCGGCGACGACGGCACCCACCCCACCCACGCGTACCCCCCGTACCGTTACGCGGGCTCCGGCGAGGGGGCGTACCCGCCGCCGCCCCCGCACGCTCCGGCGGCCCCCGCCCCCGCCCACCGGGCTCGCGCCAGGCGGCCCGTCGCGCTGATCGCGGCCGTGGCGATCGTGGCCGCGGCCGTCGGCGGCGGGGCGGCGACGCTCGTGGAACGGTTCACGGCGGGGAGCGCGCCCGGCACGTCCGACGGTGTCAACGGAGCGACGGTGTCCCAGAGCAGCAAGGGCACCGTCGCCGGTGTCGCGCAGGCCGTCTCCCCCAGCATCGTGGAGATCAACGCCTCGACGGGCTCCGGCGAGTCCACCGGCTCGGGAGTGATCATCTCCGCGGACGGCGAGATCGTGACCAACAACCACGTGATCGCGGGCGCGGACACCGTCAAGGTCCGGCTCAGCGACGGCAGCGCGTACACCGCGGACGTCGTCGGCACCGACCCCGACAAGGACCTCGCACTGGTCGCGCTGCGGGGCGCCAAGGGCCTGAAGGCGGCCGCCCTCGGCGACTCCGGCGCCGTGAAGGTCGGCGACGAGGTCGTCGCGATCGGTTCCCCCGAGGGCCTCACCGGCACCGTGACCAGCGGTATCGTCTCGGCCCTCGACCGGGACGTGACCGTCGCCAAGGACGAGGGGCAGGGGCGGGGGCGGCAGGACCCGCGGGGGAACTGGCCCTTCGAGTTCGGCGGCCGGGAGTTCAACGGGGACACCGGCGACTCCAGGACCACCTACAAGGCCATCCAGACCGACGCCTCCCTCAACCCCGGCAACTCCGGCGGCGCACTGATCAACATGAACGGCGAGATCATCGGAATCAACTCCGCCATGTACGCGCCGAGTTCGGCGTCCGGTTCGACCGCGGGCAGCGTCGGGCTCGGGTTCGCCATCCCCGTCGACACCGTCAAGGCGGACCTGGAAGGCCTCCGCTCCGGCGGCGGGTCCTGA
- a CDS encoding bifunctional metallophosphatase/5'-nucleotidase: MPATSHRKRRRVLAAAAGLTTVGALVAAMPAGAHERDKGQGHGHGHGYGRTVDVQLLSFNDLHGNLQPPAGSAGRVTHTNEDGTTRTIDAGGAEYLATHLREARKGNRYSITAAAGDMVGASPMLSGLFHDEPTIEALNKLKLDVTSVGNHEFDEGAKELARLQNGGCHPVEGCYEKKANGKPKTFRGARFPYLAANVTNEKSGRPVLDPYFVWEKNGVKIGFIGVTLEGTPDIVSAEGIKGLKFGDEIETINKYTKVLERKGVKSIVALLHEGGAPASGSYNYDCDSPGPGDGISGPIVDIAKKVSPQVDALVTGHTHQAYACTIPDPSGKPRTVTSAASFGKLYTDTTLTYDRRTRDIVRTSVASANHVVTRDVPKAADMTRLIDRWNTLAAPIANRPVGYISADIENPADSPERPAGNLIADAQLEGMAPADKGGAQLALMNPGGIRAGLVHKASGGEGDGVVTYGEAFTVQPFTNMMTAVDLTGAQLITVLQQQVSGPNQTAPKILQVSEGFTYTLDMTKTGADRIVTGSVKLNGEAIDPARTYRVAMNEFLAGGGDGFAVLKEHKNKLVGASDLDLLNAYFAAHSSPSAPLAPPATGRITVVR, translated from the coding sequence ATGCCAGCGACATCGCACCGGAAGCGCCGCCGCGTACTCGCGGCCGCCGCCGGACTGACCACCGTCGGCGCACTGGTCGCCGCGATGCCCGCCGGGGCTCACGAGCGCGACAAGGGACAGGGCCACGGCCACGGACACGGTTACGGCCGCACCGTCGACGTCCAGCTGCTGTCCTTCAACGACCTGCACGGCAACCTGCAGCCGCCCGCAGGCTCGGCGGGCCGGGTCACCCACACCAACGAGGACGGCACCACCCGCACCATCGACGCGGGCGGTGCCGAGTACCTCGCCACCCATCTGCGCGAGGCCCGCAAGGGCAACAGGTACTCGATCACGGCCGCGGCCGGCGACATGGTCGGCGCCTCGCCGATGCTCTCCGGTCTCTTCCACGACGAGCCGACCATCGAGGCGCTCAACAAGCTGAAGCTCGATGTGACCTCCGTCGGCAACCACGAGTTCGACGAGGGGGCCAAGGAGCTCGCCCGGCTGCAGAACGGCGGCTGCCACCCGGTCGAGGGCTGCTACGAGAAGAAGGCCAACGGCAAGCCGAAGACCTTCCGCGGGGCGCGCTTCCCGTACCTCGCGGCCAACGTCACCAACGAGAAGTCCGGCCGCCCGGTCCTGGACCCGTACTTCGTCTGGGAGAAGAACGGGGTGAAGATCGGTTTCATCGGCGTCACCCTGGAGGGCACCCCGGACATCGTCAGCGCCGAGGGCATCAAGGGCCTGAAGTTCGGCGACGAGATCGAGACGATCAACAAGTACACCAAGGTGCTGGAGCGCAAGGGCGTGAAGTCGATCGTCGCCCTGCTGCACGAGGGCGGCGCCCCGGCCTCCGGCTCGTACAACTACGACTGCGACAGCCCCGGCCCGGGCGACGGCATCTCCGGCCCGATCGTCGACATCGCCAAGAAGGTCAGCCCCCAGGTCGACGCCCTGGTCACCGGCCACACCCACCAGGCGTACGCGTGCACCATCCCGGACCCGTCCGGCAAGCCGCGCACGGTCACCTCGGCGGCCTCGTTCGGCAAGCTCTACACCGACACGACGCTCACGTACGACCGGCGCACCCGCGACATCGTGCGCACGTCCGTGGCGTCCGCCAACCACGTCGTCACCCGTGACGTGCCCAAGGCCGCGGACATGACCCGGCTCATCGACCGCTGGAACACGCTGGCCGCGCCGATCGCCAACAGGCCCGTCGGCTACATCTCCGCGGACATCGAGAACCCCGCAGACTCGCCCGAGCGTCCGGCCGGCAACCTGATCGCGGACGCCCAGCTGGAGGGCATGGCCCCGGCAGACAAGGGCGGCGCGCAGCTCGCGCTGATGAACCCGGGCGGCATCCGTGCCGGCCTGGTCCACAAGGCGTCCGGCGGCGAGGGCGACGGCGTCGTGACCTACGGCGAGGCCTTCACCGTGCAGCCGTTCACCAACATGATGACGGCGGTCGACCTCACCGGTGCCCAGCTGATCACCGTACTGCAGCAGCAGGTCAGCGGCCCCAACCAGACCGCGCCGAAGATCCTGCAGGTGTCGGAGGGCTTCACCTACACCCTGGACATGACGAAGACCGGTGCCGACCGGATCGTGACGGGCTCCGTGAAGCTGAACGGTGAGGCGATCGACCCGGCGAGGACCTACCGCGTCGCGATGAACGAGTTCCTCGCGGGCGGCGGCGACGGCTTCGCCGTGCTGAAGGAGCACAAGAACAAGCTGGTGGGCGCGTCCGACCTGGACCTGCTCAACGCCTACTTCGCCGCGCACTCCAGCCCGAGCGCCCCGCTGGCGCCGCCGGCCACGGGCCGGATCACGGTCGTCAGGTGA
- a CDS encoding sensor histidine kinase has protein sequence MIRRFRALPLRSRLALLTATAVAAAVAAVAVACWLLARAQLRDELDTSLRNTGAPPDSIATALAACRAPDRAQTTERKAFAYIQVIGPDGTRCVTPYSEPVKVKPADIAVARGLKRDVLHGSRTDDGDEVRVHTLNDAPNGRGQVTVMVSRPLHEIDTALNRLALLLTFLAGAGVVAAGAAGLWVARTGLKPVDRLTDAVEHVARTEDLTVRIPVEGEDEIARLSRSFNQMTAALASSRDRQAQLVADAGHELRTPLTSLRTNIDLLVRSERTGRALPPDDRAALLASVKAQMSELAALIGDLQELSRPDSAAPGPARVVALHETARTALERARLRGPELRFEAELRPWYVRAEPAALERAVVNVLDNAVKFSPPHGLVEVGLDRGVLTVRDHGPGVPPEELPYVFERFWRSPSARALPGSGLGLSIVARTVRQAGGEVELRPAEGGGTVAVIRLPGAPTPPPEAPSVVPDERVDQP, from the coding sequence GTGATCCGCAGATTCCGTGCCCTCCCGCTGCGGTCGCGGCTCGCGCTGCTGACGGCGACGGCCGTGGCGGCCGCGGTGGCGGCGGTCGCCGTCGCCTGCTGGCTGCTGGCGCGGGCGCAGCTGCGCGACGAGCTCGACACCTCGCTGCGGAACACGGGCGCGCCCCCCGACTCGATCGCGACCGCCCTGGCGGCGTGCCGCGCCCCGGACCGCGCACAGACCACCGAGCGCAAGGCGTTCGCGTACATCCAGGTCATCGGTCCCGACGGTACGCGCTGCGTCACGCCGTACTCGGAGCCGGTGAAGGTGAAGCCCGCGGACATCGCGGTCGCACGGGGTCTCAAGCGGGACGTCCTGCACGGCAGCAGGACGGACGACGGCGACGAGGTGCGGGTGCACACGCTCAACGACGCCCCGAACGGCCGGGGACAGGTCACCGTCATGGTCTCCCGCCCCCTCCACGAGATCGACACCGCACTGAACCGGCTCGCCCTCCTCCTCACCTTCCTCGCCGGCGCCGGGGTCGTCGCCGCCGGAGCCGCCGGGCTGTGGGTCGCCCGCACCGGTCTGAAGCCCGTCGACCGGCTCACCGACGCCGTCGAGCACGTTGCCCGCACCGAGGACCTGACCGTGCGGATCCCGGTGGAGGGCGAGGACGAGATCGCCCGGCTGTCGCGCTCCTTCAACCAGATGACCGCCGCGCTGGCCTCCTCCCGCGACCGGCAGGCCCAGCTCGTCGCGGACGCCGGACACGAGCTGCGCACCCCGCTGACCTCGCTGCGGACGAACATCGACCTGCTGGTCCGCAGCGAGCGGACCGGCCGGGCCCTGCCGCCCGACGACCGCGCGGCGCTGCTGGCCTCCGTGAAGGCGCAGATGTCCGAGCTGGCCGCGCTGATCGGGGATCTGCAGGAGCTCTCCCGGCCGGACAGCGCGGCGCCCGGCCCGGCCCGGGTCGTCGCGCTGCACGAGACCGCCCGGACCGCGCTGGAGCGCGCCCGGCTGCGCGGTCCCGAGCTGAGGTTCGAGGCCGAGCTGCGGCCCTGGTACGTACGGGCCGAGCCCGCGGCACTGGAACGGGCCGTCGTCAACGTGCTCGACAACGCGGTGAAGTTCTCGCCGCCGCACGGATTGGTCGAGGTGGGGCTGGACCGCGGAGTGCTGACGGTGCGCGACCACGGACCCGGGGTGCCACCGGAGGAACTCCCTTACGTCTTCGAACGGTTCTGGCGTTCCCCGTCCGCCCGCGCGCTGCCCGGCTCCGGCCTCGGGCTGTCGATCGTGGCCAGGACCGTGCGGCAGGCGGGCGGCGAGGTGGAGCTGCGTCCGGCGGAGGGCGGCGGCACCGTGGCGGTGATCCGTCTGCCGGGGGCGCCCACCCCGCCGCCGGAGGCGCCGTCAGTTGTGCCGGATGAGCGAGTCGACCAGCCCTGA